In Mytilus edulis chromosome 4, xbMytEdul2.2, whole genome shotgun sequence, the following proteins share a genomic window:
- the LOC139518914 gene encoding uncharacterized protein produces MLHLIYMQENKVAFYYLLFLFFFFRMLRVKKTKSKELKYDITALENAIRSVKSGEMSVRKAAQHFNVPKSTVGDRVTGKRDLEVGRGRKPALPLELEKSIVQSVKRASQLGVGLSRKQLLTRTGALVKKLKIKTPFKNSTPGKDWWQSLKERHPDLTIRKPEKTGALRCRMMNRQKVEAYFQDLGLILTQKNLLEKPKMIWNMDECGKSFEHNPVKVVAEKGAKNVPGRTSAISTHVTIVACVNAMGDKMSPLLVVKGKTERSIFGFNTQEAPSGTMWDYQESGWMDDRIGERWFKEIFLKQCGNDRPQILILDGHSSHESLALIQEGIKEDVVVLSLPPHTTHYLQPLDRTVFGPFSKQYDRACSEFLQQNILHKVDKWTFPTLFHTAWNSALTNENIKSGFRACGIYPFNPLAIPECAYLPSEPSQYTEQSNSVMKSTEAELPSTSASALGTSTEIEAIETMVPSGDGPVSNVNHSQILPLIADITDSLQQPEIDDPQHLLELILQNKIEVVATANEEGVAAVSDMWNAEVTSLFLPFSNISENKKPTEVKKTKTASHQSHRLLTSEEVVQEKLLLAKKKEEKENKKLENKLKKAEREMKKVEQVLKKSNQCKISKCKKPKLE; encoded by the coding sequence ATGCTTCACTTAATTTATATGCAAGAAAATAAAGTGGCTTTCtattatcttttgtttttgttcttttttttcagaatgttaAGGGTGAAAAAAACTAAGTCAAAAGAATTGAAATATGATATAACAGCTTTAGAAAATGCTATTAGGAGTGTAAAATCGGGGGAAATGTCTGTAAGAAAAGCGGCACAGCATTTTAATGTTCCTAAATCTACAGTCGGGGATCGAGTAACTGGGAAGAGGGATTTGGAAGTCGGCAGGGGACGGAAACCAGCACTGCCTCTAGAGTTAGAGAAGTCAATTGTCCAGTCAGTTAAGAGAGCTTCCCAGTTGGGCGTTGGACTTTCACGTAAACAACTTCTTACAAGAACTGGAGCActggtaaaaaaattaaaaataaaaacaccgTTCAAGAACTCAACGCCCGGTAAAGACTGGTGGCAAAGCCTTAAAGAAAGACACCCAGATTTAACAATTAGGAAACCAGAAAAAACAGGTGCCCTACGGTGCCGAATGATGAACCGGCAAAAAGTTGAGGCCTACTTCCAAGACTTAGGATTAATCCTAACACAGAAAAATCTGTTAGAGAAACCAAAAATGATATGGAATATGGACGAATGCGGAAAATCTTTTGAACACAACCCTGTGAAAGTAGTGGCAGAAAAGGGTGCAAAAAATGTACCAGGACGAACAAGCGCTATCAGCACACATGTGACGATAGTTGCTTGTGTCAATGCTATGGGGGACAAGATGAGTCCTTTGTTGGTCGTAAAAGGTAAAACAGAAAGATCAATATTTGGTTTCAATACACAAGAGGCTCCATCTGGGACCATGTGGGATTACCAGGAAAGTGGGTGGATGGATGATAGGATAGGAGAAAGGTGGTTTAaggaaatatttttgaaacaatgTGGTAATGATCGGCCACAGATTCTAATTTTGGATGGGCACTCCTCACATGAATCATTGGCACTAATACAAGAGGGAATCAAAGAAGATGTAGTTGTTTTGTCACTGCCGCCGCACACTACACACTATTTACAACCACTCGACAGAACTGTATTTGGTCCTTTTAGCAAACAGTATGACAGAGCGTGCTCGGAATTTCTACAACAAAATATACTGCACAAAGTGGATAAGTGGACTTTCCCAACTTTGTTCCATACAGCATGGAATTCTGCATTAACAAATGAAAACATCAAAAGCGGATTCCGAGCTTGCGGAATTTACCCCTTCAATCCGCTAGCAATCCCAGAGTGTGCTTATCTACCAAGTGAGCCTTCACAATATACTGAACAAAGCAACTCGGTCATGAAATCGACTGAAGCTGAATTGCCGAGCACCTCTGCCTCTGCCTTGGGGACGTCAACGGAAATTGAAGCTATAGAGACAATGGTTCCATCTGGTGATGGACCGGTTTCAAATGTCAACCATAGCCAGATATTACCACTAATTGCCGATATTACTGATAGTCTACAACAGCCTGAAATAGATGACCCGCAACATCTACTAGAGTtaatattacaaaacaaaattgaGGTAGTGGCTACTGCAAATGAGGAGGGAGTTGCAGCAGTCTCTGATATGTGGAATGCAGAGGTGACCTCTTTATTTCTACCGTTCAGCAATATAAGTGAGAATAAAAAACCAACTGAAGTCAAAAAGACAAAGACTGCGTCACACCAATCTCATCGTTTGCTGACAAGTGAGGAGGTTGTACAAGAAAAACTGTTGcttgccaaaaaaaaagaagaaaaagaaaacaaaaaacttgaaaacaaactaaaaaaagcTGAAAGAGAAATGAAGAAAGTAGAACAAGTATTAAAAAAGAGCAATCAATGTAAAATTAGTAAATGCAAAAAACCCAAGTTGGAATAA